In Anopheles gambiae chromosome 2, idAnoGambNW_F1_1, whole genome shotgun sequence, a single window of DNA contains:
- the LOC3290284 gene encoding uncharacterized protein LOC3290284 isoform X1: MPTKNAGSSKGVQFAYGPTRRPPLRNDPEQLVSIRDNTTGPNMTTDGDIHNSEGNKSVASTCASECNNSAAVAECTDYEDAYFKKEGSYAPQEEKVRRKPANSKKTQKNNYRDRASTPGPNMTTNGNIHSSEGIKNLSTTFPSERNDSATAGECTDDEDSSYDEEGSYAPQESEVPTNTANPKEKPTLVGIVYVGSTVIVIIIAFLVCFMPQSKPVEGEPFYKLGTTYPTVDQNLWQMLNVSVRRAITTVDNPEPGTILFLHYGPTGILDGLIDSVIAVTTSHFGNTDAIRLPGAHFKRSDIQQDFGVFVAQQKEALRKRSVMLVRNLEDVPARSARAFHTICDTQEPLVGRAVIYLTLDMAKAAGMHEPSNVSATAEAERLLQKLWGDSLEPAVLGPLITRLTDNVFRIV, from the exons GGTCCAACGAGGCGCCCTCCCTTGCGGAACGATCCAGAACAGCTGGTGTCGAtcagagacaacacaaccggCCCGAACATGAC CACAGACGGAGACATCCATAATTCAGAGGGAAATAAAAGTGTTGCGTCTACTTGTGCTTCCGAGTGTAACAATTCGGCTGCTGTCGCCGAATGCACGGATTATGAGGATGCTTATTTTAAGAAGGAAGGAAGCTATGCACCCCAAGAGGAAAAAGTAAGAAGGAAGCCAGCAAACTCAAAGAAAACCCAGAAAAACAATTATCGTGATAGAGCCAGCACACCAGGCCCGAACATGAC CACGAACGGAAACATCCATAGTTCAGAGGGAATTAAAAACTTATCGACTACTTTTCCTTCCGAGCGTAACGATTCGGCTACTGCCGGCGAATGCACGGATGATGAGGACTCTTCTTATGACGAGGAAGGAAGCTATGCTCCCCAAGAAAGTGAAGTACCAACTAACACAGCAAACCCGAAGGAAAAGCCGACACTTGTTGGGATTGTATATGTTGGGAGTACTGTGATAGTTATTATAATTGCCTTCCTCGTTTGTTTCATGCCACAAAGCAAACCGGTGGAAGGTGAACCATTCTATAAGCTAGGAACCACCTACCCAACCGTAGATCAAAACCTGTGGCAGATGCTGAACGTTAGTGTGCGGCGTGCCATCACCACCGTCGACAATCCTGAACCCGGAACCATACTGTTCCTGCACTACGGCCCCACCGGCATACTGGACGGGCTCATTGACAGTGTGATCGCGGTAACGACCAGCCACTTCGGGAATACGGACGCAATCCGGCTGCCCGGCGCACACTTCAAGCGGTCCGACATCCAGCAAGACTTTGGCGTGTTTGTGGCGCAGCAAAAGGAAGCCTTACGGAAGCGAAGCGTAATGCTGGTGCGAAATCTTGAAGATGTGCCGGCACGGTCAGCTCGAGCATTCCACACGATTTGTGACACGCAGGAGCCACTGGTGGGCAGGGCGGTCATTTATCTAACGCTCGATATGGCCAAGGCAGCTGGTATGCACGAGCCGAGCAATGTCAGTGCCACAGCGGAAGCGGAACGCTTGTTGCAGAAGCTGTGGGGAGATTCGTTAGAACCGGCAGTGCTAGGACCGCTGATTACCCGGCTGACGGATAATGTGTTCCGGATTGTTTGA
- the LOC3290284 gene encoding uncharacterized protein LOC3290284 isoform X2 has translation MPTKNAGSSKGIQFQGPTRRPPLRNDPEQLVSIRDNTTGPNMTTDGDIHNSEGNKSVASTCASECNNSAAVAECTDYEDAYFKKEGSYAPQEEKVRRKPANSKKTQKNNYRDRASTPGPNMTTNGNIHSSEGIKNLSTTFPSERNDSATAGECTDDEDSSYDEEGSYAPQESEVPTNTANPKEKPTLVGIVYVGSTVIVIIIAFLVCFMPQSKPVEGEPFYKLGTTYPTVDQNLWQMLNVSVRRAITTVDNPEPGTILFLHYGPTGILDGLIDSVIAVTTSHFGNTDAIRLPGAHFKRSDIQQDFGVFVAQQKEALRKRSVMLVRNLEDVPARSARAFHTICDTQEPLVGRAVIYLTLDMAKAAGMHEPSNVSATAEAERLLQKLWGDSLEPAVLGPLITRLTDNVFRIV, from the exons ATACAATTTCAGGGTCCAACGAGGCGCCCTCCCTTGCGGAACGATCCAGAACAGCTGGTGTCGAtcagagacaacacaaccggCCCGAACATGAC CACAGACGGAGACATCCATAATTCAGAGGGAAATAAAAGTGTTGCGTCTACTTGTGCTTCCGAGTGTAACAATTCGGCTGCTGTCGCCGAATGCACGGATTATGAGGATGCTTATTTTAAGAAGGAAGGAAGCTATGCACCCCAAGAGGAAAAAGTAAGAAGGAAGCCAGCAAACTCAAAGAAAACCCAGAAAAACAATTATCGTGATAGAGCCAGCACACCAGGCCCGAACATGAC CACGAACGGAAACATCCATAGTTCAGAGGGAATTAAAAACTTATCGACTACTTTTCCTTCCGAGCGTAACGATTCGGCTACTGCCGGCGAATGCACGGATGATGAGGACTCTTCTTATGACGAGGAAGGAAGCTATGCTCCCCAAGAAAGTGAAGTACCAACTAACACAGCAAACCCGAAGGAAAAGCCGACACTTGTTGGGATTGTATATGTTGGGAGTACTGTGATAGTTATTATAATTGCCTTCCTCGTTTGTTTCATGCCACAAAGCAAACCGGTGGAAGGTGAACCATTCTATAAGCTAGGAACCACCTACCCAACCGTAGATCAAAACCTGTGGCAGATGCTGAACGTTAGTGTGCGGCGTGCCATCACCACCGTCGACAATCCTGAACCCGGAACCATACTGTTCCTGCACTACGGCCCCACCGGCATACTGGACGGGCTCATTGACAGTGTGATCGCGGTAACGACCAGCCACTTCGGGAATACGGACGCAATCCGGCTGCCCGGCGCACACTTCAAGCGGTCCGACATCCAGCAAGACTTTGGCGTGTTTGTGGCGCAGCAAAAGGAAGCCTTACGGAAGCGAAGCGTAATGCTGGTGCGAAATCTTGAAGATGTGCCGGCACGGTCAGCTCGAGCATTCCACACGATTTGTGACACGCAGGAGCCACTGGTGGGCAGGGCGGTCATTTATCTAACGCTCGATATGGCCAAGGCAGCTGGTATGCACGAGCCGAGCAATGTCAGTGCCACAGCGGAAGCGGAACGCTTGTTGCAGAAGCTGTGGGGAGATTCGTTAGAACCGGCAGTGCTAGGACCGCTGATTACCCGGCTGACGGATAATGTGTTCCGGATTGTTTGA